A window of Paenibacillus sp. 19GGS1-52 contains these coding sequences:
- a CDS encoding YafY family protein, with amino-acid sequence MPISRHFEIIYLLLQKKTLTAAEFAEHFEVSTRTIYRDIDTLSAAGIPIYSSRGKGGGISLLDRYVFNTSLLSESEQNDILMALQSLSAIKLPDTHDVLDKLSRLFKKDMNNWIEVDFSKWGSGDQQRELFPLLRQAIIAHQLIEFRYYNSAGEQSQRSVEPLRLLFKDKSWYLEGHCRSSDSSRVFKISRMKEIIVTELVCDPRPVVTFADAEENVMRNAIEVTLRIAAQGAYRIFDEFAEHTITRNEDGSYSITEYFSEGNWLDSYLLSFGVLLEEIRPEHLRTRILAQLDTIRTKLSGN; translated from the coding sequence ATGCCGATCAGCCGACATTTCGAAATTATTTATCTACTCCTGCAAAAGAAGACTTTAACAGCAGCCGAATTTGCTGAACATTTCGAAGTTTCCACAAGAACAATCTATAGAGACATTGATACCTTAAGTGCGGCCGGCATTCCAATATACAGCAGCAGAGGAAAAGGTGGCGGAATATCATTATTGGATAGGTATGTTTTTAATACCTCTTTGTTATCGGAGTCAGAGCAAAATGATATCTTGATGGCTCTTCAGAGCTTAAGTGCTATTAAACTTCCTGACACACATGACGTGCTGGACAAGCTAAGCAGATTATTTAAGAAAGATATGAATAACTGGATTGAAGTGGATTTTTCGAAGTGGGGAAGTGGAGACCAGCAGCGAGAACTGTTCCCGCTCTTGCGACAAGCGATAATCGCCCATCAACTGATTGAATTTCGCTACTATAATTCAGCAGGCGAACAGAGCCAGCGAAGCGTTGAGCCTCTCAGACTGCTGTTTAAAGATAAATCCTGGTATTTGGAGGGACATTGCCGCAGCAGCGACAGTTCCCGGGTGTTTAAGATCAGCCGTATGAAGGAGATTATTGTTACTGAACTCGTTTGTGATCCAAGACCGGTGGTGACATTTGCAGATGCCGAGGAGAACGTGATGCGCAACGCTATTGAAGTGACATTACGAATTGCTGCACAAGGAGCTTATCGGATCTTCGATGAATTTGCGGAGCATACGATTACACGTAATGAAGATGGCAGTTACAGTATTACGGAATATTTCTCTGAAGGCAACTGGCTGGATAGTTATCTGCTTTCGTTCGGAGTTCTTCTTGAAGAGATTAGGCCCGAACATTTACGGACCCGAATATTGGCTCAATTAGACACGATAAGAACTAAATTAAGTGGGAATTAA
- a CDS encoding MazG-like protein: MSTTNIDLTAATERAMHVRRLYHQLEQQSLGREWTIEEDMLGFFTDVGLVGRQVMAAEGTWGKGGDTQVELKHKLAESLWWILVLSDRLGVDISEAYTSFIDKLDTDLA; the protein is encoded by the coding sequence ATGAGCACAACGAACATTGATTTAACTGCAGCCACTGAGCGAGCTATGCATGTGCGCAGACTTTATCATCAACTTGAACAACAGAGCCTTGGGCGTGAATGGACAATCGAAGAGGATATGCTTGGTTTCTTCACCGATGTTGGTCTCGTTGGCCGCCAGGTTATGGCTGCAGAAGGCACATGGGGCAAAGGCGGAGATACGCAAGTCGAACTCAAACACAAGCTCGCGGAGTCTCTATGGTGGATTCTAGTCCTGTCCGACCGCCTGGGTGTAGATATCTCGGAAGCCTACACCTCGTTTATCGACAAGCTCGACACAGACCTCGCGTAA
- a CDS encoding TetR/AcrR family transcriptional regulator encodes METVTKIDRRILRTKEAINKAFLELFSEKELDQITINDISERANVNRGTVYLHYTDKYDLLNKCIDDHLNKMFISCLVSGSTHEHLDLISALKPAFTYFEENYLFFSSMLSNQRTFSFRERMQQNIVDSIQVKVSMQGINQGMDQELITQFIASAFVGTLEWWILHKMPHSPQYMAEQLWKLFERNDIHPQLEIT; translated from the coding sequence ATGGAAACCGTAACGAAGATCGATAGACGAATCCTAAGAACAAAGGAAGCAATTAATAAGGCCTTTCTGGAGCTTTTTTCCGAAAAAGAACTCGACCAAATCACCATTAATGATATTTCTGAACGGGCTAATGTGAACCGGGGAACCGTCTATCTTCATTACACCGATAAATATGACCTGCTTAATAAATGCATAGATGATCATTTGAACAAAATGTTTATATCATGCCTAGTAAGCGGCTCAACTCATGAACATCTAGATCTGATCAGTGCGCTGAAGCCCGCCTTTACTTATTTTGAGGAGAACTACCTCTTCTTTTCTTCCATGCTTTCAAATCAGAGAACCTTCTCCTTTCGGGAACGGATGCAGCAGAACATTGTTGATAGCATCCAAGTGAAGGTTAGTATGCAAGGCATCAATCAGGGCATGGATCAGGAATTAATCACACAATTTATAGCCTCGGCTTTCGTGGGCACATTGGAGTGGTGGATTTTGCATAAAATGCCTCATTCCCCGCAGTATATGGCGGAACAATTATGGAAATTGTTTGAACGTAATGATATTCACCCTCAGTTAGAGATTACCTAA
- a CDS encoding SDR family oxidoreductase, which translates to MENLKSKVVVITGASSGIGEATAKLLAQNGAKVVLAARREDRLQSLVNDIIQAGGEAVYLPTNVTSAEDMQKLAQFALQQYGRIDVLINNAGIMPVSMLSELKVQEWDQMIDVNIKGVLYGIAAVLPTMREQQSGHIINLSSVAGYSVTPLSSVYSATKFAVRAISEGLRQEESPASHIRSTIISPGMTQSELTHTISNPDIQAMVQQMTGISISPYSIARAIAYAINEPEDTGVNEIVIRPTLQP; encoded by the coding sequence TTGGAAAACTTAAAATCGAAGGTAGTTGTTATTACGGGAGCCTCCAGCGGAATAGGAGAAGCTACAGCTAAGCTTTTGGCCCAAAACGGTGCAAAGGTAGTACTAGCCGCAAGAAGAGAGGACCGCCTGCAATCTCTCGTGAACGACATTATACAAGCAGGCGGCGAAGCCGTATATTTACCTACTAATGTAACTTCAGCAGAAGATATGCAGAAGCTGGCCCAGTTTGCCCTACAGCAATATGGACGTATCGATGTGCTGATCAACAATGCCGGAATTATGCCGGTTTCTATGCTGAGTGAACTAAAAGTCCAAGAGTGGGACCAAATGATCGATGTGAACATCAAAGGCGTTTTGTACGGAATTGCAGCTGTGCTGCCAACCATGAGAGAACAGCAATCAGGACATATTATCAACCTATCCTCGGTTGCGGGTTATAGTGTCACCCCACTTTCATCGGTATACAGCGCTACAAAATTTGCCGTTAGAGCGATTTCTGAAGGGTTGCGCCAGGAAGAATCTCCGGCCTCACATATTAGATCCACCATTATTTCTCCAGGAATGACGCAGTCTGAGTTAACCCATACGATAAGCAATCCTGATATCCAAGCGATGGTACAACAAATGACCGGTATTTCCATTTCTCCATACAGCATCGCCAGAGCGATTGCCTACGCCATTAATGAGCCCGAGGATACCGGAGTCAATGAGATTGTGATTAGACCGACACTACAACCCTAA